Proteins co-encoded in one Sebastes umbrosus isolate fSebUmb1 chromosome 20, fSebUmb1.pri, whole genome shotgun sequence genomic window:
- the LOC119479007 gene encoding proton channel OTOP3-like — protein sequence MNPDPGVTELDSSSPGNAQSGESSDHQIQDPELDPVLVWVPSGRRLISGLLGMNVVLLGAALVAGQAFHPEGLKHQEPQLFMLLLMGVSVVWMLWYLLWARKQPGICPHKDHHAGGITVIVVLMLFAAFSLLLYIFRIGYLISMKDCKPAAKVFSPFIEAPFLALQTYLLWAHSKDCIHRHKIITRSGLMVILSADLLLWLNAVTEDTIHEEIELEKEDKLDFSNTTSDLADNSTFCQCSASAACLIFRKGFEILYPFNMEYYLMAGCMIYVMWKNVGRRMSPGHHHVTQKLTLGVVYQGGVIYGLVFGALVLVAGVVVFILYQVWVSQQQLRLTAFLIFYGYHLAVMPVMSLCSLAGMLVHRFERRANEAGHNPTRSLDVLLLVAAALGQLALSYFSLVAALAVGTNGPLGDLDLSYSLLSLLELILQNIFIIEGLHRHPNLFAKRKDKQRSSIFKPKKKVAVPIQEERKTAVSLLEGNTPAQEHDGKKPWTKRAIQEICAFLILSNVMLWVIPAFGVHPQFENGLGKQFFGFSAWFVLVNLGQPLSVFYRMHSVGALMELLISA from the exons ATGAATCCAGATCCTGGAGTCACAGAGCTGGATTCCTCCTCACCTGGAAATGCCCAAAGTGGTGAGAGCTCAGACCATCAGATCCAGGACCCGGAGCTGGATCCGGTGCTGGTTTGGGTTCCCAGTGGGAGGCGTCTGATCTCTGGTCTGCTGGGTATGAATGTGGTGCTGTTGGGAGCGGCCCTGGTGGCCGGGCAGGCTTTTCACCCCGAGGGCCTGAAGCACCAGGAGCCCCAGCTgttcatgctgctgctgatggggGTCAGTGTGGTTTGGATGTTGTGGTACCTGCTGTGGGCCAGGAAGCAGCCCGGCATCTGCCCACATAAAGACCACCATGCCGGGGGAATCACTGTAATCG TGGTCCTCATGCTCTTTGCTGCATTCAGTCTGCTGCTATATATCTTCAGGATTGGTTATTTGATCAGTATGAAGGACTGTAAGCCTGCTGCTAAAGTGTTCTCTCCATTCATCGAGGCTCCTTTTCTCGCACTGCAG ACATATTTACTGTGGGCTCACTCCAAAGACTGCATTCACAGACACAAGATAATCACCAG GTCCGGGCTGATGGTGATCCTCTCGGCCGACCTGCTGCTGTGGCTGAACGCCGTGACTGAGGACACCATCCACGAGGAGATCGAGTTAGAAAAGGAAGACAAGCTTGATTTCAGCAACACAACCTCTGATTTAGCAG ACAATTCGACCTTCTGTCAGTGCAGTGCGAGTGCAGCCTGTCTCATCTTCAGGAAAGGCTTCGAAATCCTTTATCCCTTCAACATGGAGTACTACCTGATGGCCGGCTGCATGATCTATGTGATGTGGAAGAACGTGGGCCGCAGGATGAGTCCAGGTCACCACCACGTTACCCAGAAGCTGACCCTTGGTGTTGTCTACCAAGGTGGCGTCATATACGGCCTTGTGTTTGGCGCCCTGGTGCTCGTAGCGGGCGTGGTCGTCTTCATTCTCTACCAGGTTTGGGTGAGCCAGCAGCAGCTTCGCCTCACGGCCTTCCTCATTTTCTACGGCTACCATTTAGCCGTCATGCCCGTCATGTCCCTGTGCTCCCTGGCTGGGATGCTGGTCCACAGGTTCGAGAGGAGGGCGAATGAAGCGGGACACAACCCCACTCGTAGCCTGGATGTCCTCCTCCTGGTGGCAGCTGCTCTGGGCCAGCTCGCCCTGTCCTACTTCTCCCTGGTGGCGGCGCTGGCTGTGGGGACCAACGGGCCTCTGGGGGACCTCGACCTGTCCTACTCCCTCCTCAGCCTGCTGGAGCTTATCCTCcagaacatcttcatcatcgAAGGCCTCCACAGACACCCGAACCTGTTCGCCAAGAGGAAAGACAAGCAGCGGAGCAGCATATTCAAG CCTAAGAAAAAGGTTGCTGTGCCAatacaagaggagaggaagacggCGGTTTCACTGCTGGAGGGGAACACGCCAGCTCAAGAGCATGATGGGAAAAAGCCCTGGACCAAAAGAGCGATACAAGAAATCTGTGCTTTCCTCATCCTTTCTAACGTTATG CTGTGGGTCATCCCTGCGTTTGGAGTTCACCCCCAGTTCGAGAACGGCCTCGGGAAACAGTTTTTCGGCTTCTCAGCTTGGTTTGTTCTGGTGAACTTGGGTCAGCCGCTCAGCGTTTTCTACAGGATGCACTCTGTGGGAGCTTTAATGGAGCTGCTCATCTCTGCATGA
- the LOC119479856 gene encoding uncharacterized protein LOC119479856, whose translation MHQEIPIDSAGCSQEEAMPEVNVDHVVPPLLKSFFKRLTAVQWESLKAGRCEGYTSFMLIDLTLNIIRDLAQAIGNSLENTADVSEDLVKSILGDTISESFAKVLYVEDPVQCPSSAVLTGLIAREVAVKVQNPMDINNENTPATVSAMVIHSCKMCKAFIGKMEAVFAPRSPNQRTSLTTSQKPTVEPEPSDADDHPESPTYESEDSDADDHPESPTHESEPSDADDHPESRTHESEDSDVDDHPESLPYESEDSYADDHPESPTYESEDSDSDDHPESPTHESEDSDSDDHPESPMKRRLEPSDTDSWSSSDTNGWPLPLMSEVSDSESSEEPEITTEPVLEIARIQSVAEVLRNELNEIIEPFLDDVPDFEYELLQSQSSQEIEDVAEDIVRTLAVDMMEATNPADSNQTEKTHKNTPKKIGRKIRTLLSNNVCKACVHSLMAQMNEQFPQYAKVATRKSVQSHTEEVYFLLKKRVKTNDRLQLAPNKPIPSGQVVKLREDIVDLLYNHMVDEPRLCRQGPVPQKNAAMFAELQKRVADLLAMSRWWQTFQTFMPSERARRAIMGTEPEWTSSIKVNEALATAAKPCPVSVKTRDGSAQDATPRKEMQKKAIEIFMGQLLLRILEKARIKYTCTNTNEMVESLIERTWAEVQEVDFEITPETFKNLDKTIFQDLLKKWGSAEGVLVSLKLGELELGDHIIYPLKSHLMKPPKQSCSTCRFFSSLGRAFSSVCRCMCGRGRVGVM comes from the exons ATGCATCAAGAAATCCCCATAGATTCAGCAGGATGTTCACAGGAAGAGGCGATGCCTGAGGTCAATGTAGATCATGTTGTTCCCCCACTGCTCAAATCCTTTTTTAAGAGGTTGACAGCAGTGCAGTGGGAATCGTTGAAAGCAGGCAGATGTGAAGGctacacttcattcatgctgaTAGACCTGACTTTGAACATAATAAGGGACTTGGCACAAGCCATCGGTAATTCTCTTGAGAACACAGCTGATGTGTCTGAGGACCTGGTTAAATCCATTCTTGGCGACACAATCTCTGAGAGTTTTGCCAAAGTTCTGTACGTTGAGGACCCAGTCCAGTGTCCTAGCTCAGCAGTGTTAACAGGCTTGATCGCCAGAGAAGTTGCAGTCAAAGTCCAAAATCCCATGGACATTAACAACGAGAATACTCCAGCCACAGTTAGCGCGATGGTTATTCATAGCTGCAAAATGTGTAAGGCATTCATAGGCAAGATGGAAGCAGTGTTCGCACCTCGATCCCCGAACCAGAGAACAAGTCTGACCACCTCCCAAAAACCAACGGTGGAACCAGAACCATCAGACGCTGATGACCACCCTGAGTCACCAACTTATGAATCAGAAGATTCAGACGCTGATGACCATCC TGAGTCACCAACTCATGAATCAGAACCATCAGACGCTGATGACCATCCTGAGTCACGAACTCATGAATCAGAAGATTCAGACGTTGATGACCACCCTGAGTCACTACCTTATGAATCAGAAGATTCATACGCTGATGACCACCCTGAGTCACCAACTTATGAATCAGAAGATTCAGACAGTGATGACCACCCTGAGTCACCAACTCATGAATCAGAAGATTCAGACAGTGATGACCACCCTGAGTCACCAATGAAGAGACGACTGGAACCTTCAGACACTGATTCGTGGTCATCCTCAGACACTAATGGGTGGCCTCTGCCATTGATGTCTGAGGTTTCTGATTCAGAAAGCTCTGAGGAACCAGAGATCACAACAGAGCCCGTGCTTGAGATTGCAAGGATCCAATCTGTTGCAGAAGTACTGAGGAATGAGTTGAATGAGATCATTGAACCTTTCTTGGATGACGTACCAGACTTTGAGTATGAGCTGCTGCAATCTCAAAGCTCTCAGGAGATTGAAGATGTTGCAGAAGACATTGTTCGGACTCTTGCTGTGGACATGATGGAGGCAACAAATCCTGCAGACTCAAATCAAACAGAGAAAACGCACAAGAACACGCCCAAAAAAATTGGAAGAAAAATCAGAACGTTATTGTCAAACAACGTTTGCAAAGCATGTGTCCATAGTTTGATGGCACAAATGAATGAGCAATTCCCCCAGTACGCCAAAGTTGCAACCAGGAAGTCAGTgcagtcacacacagaggaggtttACTTTCTGCTTAAAAAACGAGTAAAAACAAACGATCGTCTTCAACTCGCTCCAAACAAACCCATCCCCAGTGGTCAAGTCGTGAAACTCAGAGAGGATATAGTTGATCTCCTCTACAACCACATGGTAGATGAGCCCAGGCTTTGCAGACAAGGGCCAGTTCCTCAGAAAAATGCTGCCATGTTTGCTGAGTTACAGAAGAGAGTGGCAGATCTCCTGGCAATGTCCAGATGGTGGCAGACGTTTCAGACCTTCATGCCCAGTGAAAGGGCTAGACGTGCCATCATGGGCACTGAGCCAGAATGGACCAGCAGCATCAAGGTGAACGAAGCTTTGGCAACTGCTGCAAAGCCTTGCCCAGTATCTGTGAAGACACGTGACGGCTCTGCGCAGGATGCCACACCGcgtaaagaaatgcaaaaaaaagccatagaGATATTCATGGGGCAGCTGCTTTTGCGGATATTGGAGAAAGCAAGAATCAAGTATACCTGCACAAACACCAACGAAATGGTTGAGAGCCTGATAGAAAGAACATGGGCCGAAGTCCAGGAGGTAGATTTTGAAATCACCCCGGAAACGTTCAAAAACCTTGACAAGACCATTTTCCAGGACCTCCTTAAGAAGTGGGGCAGTGCAGAAGGGGTGCTGGTCTCCTTGAAATTGGGTGAACTAGAACTTGGAGACCACATTATCTACCCTCTCAAATCTCACCTGATGAAACCACCCAAACAGAGTTGTTCCACCTGTAGGTTCTTCTCCTCTTTGGGCAGAGCTTTCTCCAGTGTCTGCAGATGTATGTGTGGACGGGGACGGGTTGGTGTTATGTAG